CTTGGAAGAGCTGCGCGCCGAGAGCCAGCCAGAGTACTTCATCGCGCTCGAGCACATCCCCATCCACTCCTACCTCGCGGCGCCGCTGCGGGTGCAGGGCCGCGTCATCGGCACGATGTCCACGGCGCGCTCCACGCCGGGGCGCCCGTTCAGCCGCGAGGACCTGCGGCTCCTGGAAGAGCTGGCCAACAAGGCGGCGCTCTCCATCGAGAACGCCCGCCTCTTCCAGCAGCAGCAGCGGGACCAGGAGGAGCTGCGCCGCCGCACCGAGTTCGAGCAGCAGCTCATTGGCATCGTCTCGCACGACCTGCGCAACCCCCTGGGCGCCATCACCATGGCGGCGGGGCTGCTGCAGGCCAGCCCGGGGCTGAGCGACAGGCAGATGAAGGCGGCCCAGCGCATCGCCTCTTCGTGCGAGCGGGCCACACGGCTCATCCGCGACTTCTTGGACTTCACGCAGGCGCGCCTGGGCACAGGAATCCCGCTGAAGCGGCGGGCCATGGACCTGGACGAGGTGACGCGCCACGTGGTGGACGAGGTGCTGCAGGCGCACCCGGAGCGGCAGGTGCACGTGGAGTCCGGAGGCGACGTCCACGGTGAGTGGGATCCGGATCGCATCGCCCAGGTGCTCACCAACCTGGTGGGCAACGCCCTGGCCTACAGCCCGCCGGACACTCCCGTGCGCGTGAGGACGCACGGCGAGCCGGGCTTCGCCCTGCTGGAGATCCACAACGCGGGCACGCCCATCTCCCCGGAGATGCTCCCTCGCCTCTTCGAGCCGCTCACGCGAGGCACCCCCACCGCGGGGCAGCACAGCCGCAGCATCGGCCTGGGCCTCTACATCGTCCAGGAGATCGTCCGGGGCCACGGTGGCACCGTGGAGGTGGCCTCCTCTCAGGAACTGGGCACCACCTTCGCCGTGCGGCTGCGCCGCACCTGACCTGGTGGCTCGGAAATGAAGGACCGACTTTTCACGTCGGTCCTACACGCCACCATGTGCGGTCTTGTCGCCCCTCTTTCGCGGATCACGCCCGTCGTGAGAATTTCCACTGGCGTCCTGGCGCAACCGGTTGTCGGGTGAACAGAAGCCAGCCCTGGGCGGCTGCTTCTTCAATCCGACCACCGCCGCCGCGTCAGTCCGCGATCCGCCCACTTGGAGGGGTAAGGATGAACTCGCTCACCTTGGCCACGGAAGCTCAGGACCGCTCCTTCATCACGTACGCGCGCGTGCTGGCAACGCAGATCCTCTACCTCACTCCCATCTTCTGGCTGCTGGAGCTGACGCAGAACCAGCTGTTCCGAATCGTTCAGGGCGAGTGGGGCTGGGTGTATCCGGCCTCTCCGTACCACTGGTTCTCGTTCGCCAGCCTGATGATCTGGGCGATTGGCATCGGGCTGATGTGGACGCTGCACTACTACTGGTTCTACCCGAAGCGCATGCCGGTGTGGCGGCGGGTGGCCATTGGCACCGTCATCGCGTGGTCCGTGGAGTGGGCGGGCGGCTGGGTGTCGGCCAAGCTCCTGGGCTCGCCGCTGCAGGTGTGGCCGGGCTCGCCGCTGGTGTACGTGAGCTTCGGCGCCCTCTTCTTCTGGATGAGCAACATCGTCATCTACCACCTGCTCACGGTGAACGCGGTGGACCTGACGCCGGATTACGACGCACCTGCTGATACCTGAGCCGCTGCGCGCCTGAAGCCTCCCGCCTTCGTATCCCCCCGAAGTCCCCGGAGCACGAGCGTGCACGCCATGCCCCTCGAGACGTCCCGTCGTAAGGAGCCTGTGGCCTTCGATCAGCTGATGGAAGGCCTGCTGCTCCATGCCATGAAGGGCCGGCTGGACGCGGAGGCGCAGCGGAAGCTGCTGGCGCTCGGCGTGGACGTGAGCCGGCCGCTGGTGAGCGCCTATCCGCTGGCGACGCTCTTGGGGACGCTGAAGCTCTGCGCGGAGCTGCGCTACCCGGAGCTGCCCCGCGAGGAGGCACGCTTCCAGCTGGGGCGCCGGGCCTTGGAGGGCTTTGGCTCCACGCCCATGGGCAAGGCGCTCTTCGGCATGGCGCGCACGTGGGGCCCGCGCAGGATGCTGGGCCACATGACGCGCGTGTTCCAGACGGGCATCAACTTCGCGAAGGCCCGCTCGCAGGAGCTGCCCAACGGCGACGTGGAGGTGACGGTGGAGGTGCTGCCCGAGTACCGCGCCTCCATCCACCACCGGCCCGGGCTGGACCCCTACTTCATCCGCGGCATCATCACTCAGCTGATGGAAGTCTGCGGGTCGCGCGCGACCGTCACCTTGCTGCCCCCCAAGGATGCCGAGGGGCTCAGCTTCAGCTACCGCGCATCCATGGCCCAGGAGCCGAAGATGCCGGGGCCCCTGACGCGCGTGCAGTGAGCCGCTAGGCTCGCCGCGCCATGACGCCCTTCTGCCTCCTCCAGGTGTTCCTGGAGCACGCCCAGCGGACGCCGGACCGGCTCGCGCTCCTCTTCGGCGCCGAGCGCTACACCTACGGCGAGCTCGCCCGCCGCGTCACCGCCTTCGCCCAGGCGCTCCTGCGCCGGCAGCTGAAGCCGGGCGATCGCGTGGCGCTCTTCCTGGAGAACAGTCCTGAGTTCGTCATCGCCTACCTGGGCGTGCAGTACGCCCACGGCATCGTCGTGCTGGTGAACACGGCGTACCGGCAGGTGGAGCTGGACCACATCCTCACGGACTCGGGGGCGCGCGTCTGCATCACCGGCGCCTCGGGAGCCGCCGAGCTGGCCCCGCTGCTACCCGGGTTGCCCACGCTGGAGTGGCTCATCTCCGTGGAGCCGCCGGCCGTGGCGCTCCCCTCCTCGCTGCGGGTGGAGGCCTTTGACGCGCTGGCCTCGGAGCCTGCCACCCCAGAGCGCCACATGTCGGTGCCTGGGGACATCAATATCGCGGTGCTCGGGTACACCTCGGGGACCACGGGGCGCTCCAAGGGCGCCATGCTGCGGCAGAGCCACCTGCTCTCCAACATCCGCGCCGTCACCGAGGCGTGGCGGTGGACGGACGAGGACCGGCTGCTGCTCGCACTTCCGCTGTTCCACACGCACGGGCTCATGGTGGGGCTGCACGGCACGCTCTACACGGGCGCCAGCGTGGACCTGCGCCGCCGCTTCGTGGCCTCGGAGGTGCTGGAGACGCTGCGGGACGATCCCTCCATCACGATGTTCTTCGGTGTGCCCACCATGTACGGGCGGCTGCTGGAGGAATCCCGGCGCACGGGCCTCCGCCCCCGCCCCCTGCGGCTGATGGTGTCCGGCTCCGCGCCGCTCAGTCCGCAGCTCTTCCAGGACATCGAGGCCACGTTCGGCCAGCGCATCCTCGAGCGCTACGGGATGACCGAGACGATCATGAACACCACCAACCCCTACGAGGGCGAGCGGCGCCCGGGCACGGTGGGCATGCCCTTCCCCGGCCAGGAGGCGCGCATCGTGGATGTACGGACGCGCCAGCCGCTGCCGGACGGCGAGCTGGGCGAGATTGAAGTCCGCGGCCCCCACGTCTTCTCCGGCTACTGGCAGCGCGAGGAGGCCACGCGCGAGGCTTTTGATCCGGACGGGTGGTGGTTCCGCACGGGAGACCTGGGCCTCCGGGACCCGGACGGCTACTTCCACATCACCGGCCGAGCGCGAGAGCTGATCATCACCGGCGGCTTCAACGTCTACCCGCGCGAGGTGGAGGAAGTCCTCGCCACGTACCCGGGCGTGGCCGAGGTGGCGGTGCTGGGCATGCCGGATCCGGACTTCGGCGAGCAGGTGGTGGCCGTGGTGGTGCCCGCAGCCGGACAGCCCGCGCCCGAGGCACAGGCCCTGGTGGACTGGTGCAAGGACCGGCTGGCCAGCTTCAAGAAGCCCCGGCGCGTGGAGCTCGTGGACGCGCTCCCGCGCAACGCCCTGGGCAAGGTGCAAAAGCACATCCTGCGCGAGCGGCTCAGCGCTCCTGATTAGTCGAGCCGCCCCGGCATCGCCCGGAAGAACGTGTCGCGGTAGTAGGAGAGCTCGGTGATGCTCGAGCGCAGGTCCGCCAGCGCCGTGTGCCCCGAGGGGGGCTTGCGAGGCTCGTTGATGTCCGGGAACCACGCCCGCGTGAGCACCTTCAGGCTCGTCACATCCACCATCCGGTAGTGGAGGAAGCGCTCCAGCAGGGGCATGTAGCGAATCAGGAAGCGCCGGTCCGTGTGGATGGAGTTGCCACAGAGGATGCCCTCGCCCAGCACGCAGTGCTCGGCCACCAGCGCGGTGACCTCCCGCTCGGCGATGCGCAGCGAGGTGGTCGAGGACCTCACCTTCGCCGTGAGTCCATTCTTCGTGTGCATCTCCTTCACGACCGGCTCCATCCGCGCCAGCGCCTCCTCGGGCTGCCAGATGACGCGATCGATCTCCGCGATGGGACGCAGGTCGGGCCCAGTGATGATGACGCCAATCTCGATGATGGCGCAGGTCTCCGGGTCCAGACCCGTCATCTCCAGGTCCAGCCAGACAAAGCGCGGTTCAGATGAAATCATGGGGAGGCGACCCTACCACCAGATGGGCCCAGTGCCAGATGGACTCAGGCCCCTGCTCACATCCACTCGCCCGGCGCTCCGGGGACAGGCGCCTCGTGCCCGGGCTGAAGCTCGCGCGCCCGCTCCAGCAGCTGGCGGGTCTCCACGTCCGGCAGCGAGCGGAAGTCATCATACGCGTGTTCCACTGAGAGCAGTGACCACACGGGCTGGAGGCACAGCACCTCGTCCGCCTCCAGGCGCAGCCGCTCCAGTTCCTCCGCCGCGGCCACCGGAGCGGCCAGGATGAGGCGCCGCGGGTTCTGCCGCCGCAGGCCTCGGAGCGCCGCGCACGCCTGAAGCTCTCCCAGGGCGATGCCGTCCACCACGAGCAGCGCCGTGCCCACGCCCGCGCCGAGCCGGGGGTGAGCGCCGCGCAGCCGCTGGGCCTCGAGGGCTCCTTCCCCTGCCTCCGCGTCCATCCACCGCGTCATCTCCGAGGCCGGGGCCTCGACGGAGCGCACCAGCTCCGCGTTGAGGCAGAAGCCCTCGCCCTCGGCCATGGCGCCCAGCCGCGAGCCGGGCTGCCTGGGCACCTCCACGGCCCGTGACACCCAGAGCTCCAGGGGCAAGCCCAGGGCATGAGCCACCTCGTACGCCACGCGGACGCCTCCCCCGTTCATCCCAAACACCCGGGTGTCCTGGCCGCCGTAGCGCAGCAACAGCGTCGTCAGGCGTCTGCCCGCGTCCGCTCGGTCTCGAAAGCGCATGGGTCCCTCCGTGGAGCCAGTTCCCCTCCCCACGCTCCACATCTCTCCAAGGAAAAGCACGCTGCTGGCGCCTTGCGTCAAAGGAGCGGGCCATGGCTCTCCTGCCAGCCCGGCCCTGAACAGGGCAGCCGGGAGACTTCACGCCTCATACGCGGGTCGTGGGAATCGGATCACACGGCGACACTCAGCCTGTGCCAGCGGGCAGCCGTCCCAGGGCTTGTCAGCCTGCTGGGCGTGTGCACCTTGAGCAAGCCACAGCCCCTCTGCGCTGCACCCGGTCCCCTTTATGAGCCCTCCCTCCGCTGGTCTGGTCTCGCTCGAAATGGACACGGCACGGTCCTCTGGGACTGTTGAAGCCAGCAAGCCTCGCGCTGTGCTCGAGCCACTTGAGGCGAAACGCTCCGGCTCACCGCCCCCCTCCGCCGAGTCCGCCCTGGGGGAGCTTCACGCGCGGCTGGCCGCTCACTCCTTCTGGGACAACCGCTTGCTGTGCGCGTGCCGGCGCGGGGTGCTCACGCGCGAGGACTTTGGGTTCATCTTCTCGCAGTACGCGCTGTTCGTGCGCTCGAGCGCGCGCTTCGTCCACGCGGTGCTGTCTCAGTGCGAGAGCGAGCTGTGGTGCACCCGGCTGACGCAAGCGCTGTGGGAGCAGAGCGGTGTGCCGCCGTTGGAGAAGCGGCCTGCGGCGCTCTTCCGCCGCTTCCTGAGAGATGGGCTCGGGGTGGAGGAGGAGTCCATCCGCTTCCAGGATGCGGCCCGCTATCTCGTGCGCGAGTGCCTGGACGCATGCCTGCGCTCACCGCCCGCCGCGGCCAGCGCGTTCCTGGCGCTAGGGCTGGAGGCGCCGCTCGCGCGGATCTCCAGCGTCTTCATGGATGGGCTGTTGCAGACGGGCCTCTCCGAGCGGCACCTGGTCTTCTTCCACCGGAAGATGGAGGACGGCGAGTGGACGGGCCTGCTGGAGGAGTGGCTGCGCTCCCACGCGGAAGAGCCGGGCTGGTTCGAGCTGAGCCTGGGAGCGCTGGAGCGGGCGCTGACACTGCAAGAGCAGTTCTTCGAGAGCCTGTTCGAGGCCCTGCAGCACCACCGGCTCGGCCCGCTGCTGGGGCGGCTCCAGGCGCGGCAGCCGCTGGCGCCCGAGCGACCGGAGCCGCGCCATGTGCACCTGAGCAGCGTGTCCCAGGGGGTGCCGTTCTACCGCAACGCGCACGAACTGCGAGGCATTGACTGCACGGTGGACAAGGTGCCCTTCCCGGCGGAGGTGCTGGAGACGATGCTGGTGCGCGTGGCGCCGGGCCACCGCAGCGAGCCGCACGAGCATGCCTACGAGGCGCTGCTCACCGTGCTCTCGGGAACGGGGCGGGTGCGGGTGCGCGGCACGGAGGTGGACGTCAAACCCGGGGACGCCATCTTCATCCCGCGCTGGGCCTCGCACGAGGCGTGCGCCACGGGGACAGAGCCTCTGACGCTGTTACACGTGACGGACCACGGCTTCACGCGGCGCGCCCACGAGGAGGAACGGCTGCGCGCCGCGCGGCTCAAGAGCGCCACGGGCGTGGACCTTTAATCGAAGGCATGGCCCGCCGTGCTTCTGGGGGTTAGGCTGCGCGGCCATGTCCGAGACCCTTTTGACGCAGGATGCTGAGGGAGTCCGCACCCTCACCTTCAACCGCCCCGAGAAGAAGAACGCCTTCACCCATGCCATGTACGAGGCCGCCATCGAGGGCCTGTACCGCGCGAGCCTCGATGCCTCCGTGCGCGTCGTGGTGCTCACCGGCGCCGGCGGCACCTTCACCGCCGGCAATGACATTGGCGACTTCCTGGAGCGGCCCCCCACCGGCGAGGACAGCCCGGTGTTCCGCTTCCTGCGCATGCTCGTGAACTACGAGAAGCCCGTCGTCGCCGCGGTGGATGGGCCCGCGGTGGGCATCGGCACCACCCTGCTGCTGCACTGTGACTACGTGGTGGCCTCCGAGCGCGCCCGCTTCGTCATGCCCTTCATCAACCTGGGCGTGTGCCCCGAGGGCGCCTCAAGCCTCCTCCTGCCGCGCAACGCGGGCCTGACGCTGGCCTCCGAGCTGCTCATGTTCGGCGACCCGTTCGACGCCGCCACCGCCCAGCGCGCGGGCTTCGTCAACCGCGTGGTGCCCGACGCTCAGCTCCAAGAGGTGGCCTCCGAGCGCGCCCGTACCCTCGCCGCCAAGCCTCTGCAGGCGCTCAAAGTCACCAAGCGCCTGCTCCGCGAGCCGATCCGCGCCGAGGTCAACGCCGCCCTCATGCGCGAGGGCGCCGAGTTCGTGAAACGCCTCAACTCCGACGAGGCCCGCGAGGCCTTCATCGCCTTCATGAACCGCAAGAGCAAGTAGCCACGAGGCCTAGAAGTCGATGCGGAGCAGTGGAGCGTAGGGGTACACGCTGTGCGAGGAAGCATTCTCCGGCGCCGCATCCACCGTGGAGGTGAGCACCGGCAGCGGTCCGTTGCGCCTCACGGCCCCTGGCAGCACGTCCAGCTTCCAGCCTTCCTTCGTGTGGCGCAGGTACCCCACCACCTGCTGGCGTGCATCGCTCAACCCCTGCTCGGGGGTGGCGATGCGCTCCTGCTCCAGGGGCGTCAGCGCGTACGAGCGAGCCCCCGGAGCGTCAGCAAGAGCCGAAGCCGGGAGGAAGAGAAGGGCTCCAACGGAGGCCGCGGTCACAGCCACCAGCGCAGCCCAGAAGCGCACCGCAGCGGACGTCATGCTCGCAGCCATGGCTCGCGACCTCCTATAGAGAGAACACACAGGAGGCAGGGGAGGTTCCCGATGGCGGCCCGGCCGTGCTCCACGAAGAGCACTCGGGCTTCATTCCCACCCGGCTCCCGAGGCATGCGAGCGCGCCCCTGGAGCGAGCAACCACGTCACTGCGGCGCGGGTGCCTTCACCGGGCCCTTGGTCAGGAAGGCGTCGATGCTGGCGCTCTGCGCCTCCTTCTGGGCGATGCACAGGTCCATCGCCTCCAGCACCTGGGACAGGAAGCGAGGACCGGAGTCGGTACGGGCGGCGCGCGGGGTGAAGAAGGCCTCCACGTCCTTGCGGTGCTCCACGTCACAGAAGGCGCTGCCCACCATGGCCATCCGCGAGGAGAACTCCTCGGGCATCCGCGCGGCGAGCGCGTCGTAGTTCTCCTTCACGAAGCCGTACACCAGCTCGCGCGTGGCCGGCTCTTGCGACAGGCCGTACATGACCCACATCACCTCGCGCACGTCGTTGGCCGGATCCAGCACCATGGGCAGCAGCTGCTTCGCCACCTGAGGATCCTTCGCTCGGGCCAGGGCACCGAGCAGCTGCTGGCGCACCTTGCGCTCCGGCTCCTTCTTCCAGGCCTCGAGGAACTTCGGCGCGAGCTCCGCGCTCGCGCCCGACAAGGCCATCCCCAGCACCGCGAACGCGACGTCCTGAGAGATGGCCTTGTGGTCCACCAGCCACTTCGCGGTGAGCTTCTTCGACTCGGCCACCAGCTTCGGATCCTCTCCCGTGTGCCCCGCCAGGGAGATCAGCGTGGAGCGCAGCAGGCGGGTCTCCTCGTCCTCGCCCGGGCGCGGGGTGAGCCCCAGCTTCCGGGCACGCGGCCCGTACGTCTCCCGCAGGAAGCGCTTGTAGTCGGCGCGGCGCTGCTCGGACAGCATCCGCTCATCCACCACGTCCAGCAGATCGACGGAGGCGGTGAGCACCTGCCGGTCCGGATCGTCCGCGAAGCGGGCCGCCATCGCGAGCGCATCGCCCGCGGGCAGCGCCCCGGCCTTGGCCAGCGCGGACGAGTCCCCGAGCAGCGTCACCCGCTCGGCGCGCGACAGCTGCTTGTCCGCCACCGTCAGCAGCTTGCGCAGGGCATCCCCCGTCACCTCGGTACGGTAGTAGCCCACGCCCTCGGCGTTGGGGAAGATCCACGCGGGGCACTCCTTGGCCTCGGGCAGCAGCAGTTCGGCGCGCTCGGTCTCCAGCACCGTGCAGGCCCGGCCCGGGGTGCTGCCCGTGCCGTAGCGCACGCACAGCGGCACGTTCCAGGTGCGCGCCGCCTCGCCCTTGGAGCCCAGCGGCAGGTAGCGGCGCTGGCGCAGCTGCACCTTCGGCGTCTTGCCCGAGCAGTCCAGCGTGGCGGAGACGATGGGCGCACCGCCCTGATCCAGGAAGGTGCTCAGCACCTTGCCCACGTCCTTCCCGGCCTCGGCGGAGAGCGCCGCCAGGAAGTCATTCGCCGTGGCGTTGCCGCCCGCGTGCGCCTTCAGGTAGCGCTGGATGCCCCGGCGGAACACGTCCCGGCCCAGCCACTCCTCCGTCATGGCCAGCACCGCCGAGCCCTTGCCGTAGGTGATGCTGTCGAAGGCGGTGCGGATGTCGCCCGCGTTCTCGATGGGCTGGCGGATGCGCCGCGCCGTCACGAGGCTGTCGGACTCCAGCGCGTACGAGCGGTACTGCAGCCGCTGCACGGGCGCGTCCCACTTGGGCTGCCACGTCTCCACGATGCGCGGGGTGATCCACGAGGCAAACGACTCGTTGAGCCACAGGTCGTCCCACCACGCCAGGGTGACGAGGTTGCCGAACCACTGGTGCCCCAGCTCATGCACCTGGGTGCCGGCAAAGCCGCGCTGGCGGCTGGGGGTGTCCTCCGACTCCTTGGCCAGCAGCATCTCCGAGTTGAAGGTGATGAGCCCCGGGTGCTCCATGGCTCCGCCGAAGAGCGGCACCGCGATGGTGTCCAGCTTCTCGTACGGGTACGGGATGCCGAAGTACTCCTCGAGCTGGTGGAGGATCTCCGGCGTCACCTTCGCGGCATAGGCGGCCTCGGCGGCGCGGCCCTTGGGAGTGATGATGCGCGTGGGCACCTTGTTGCGGCCCGAGGGCGCGGCCTGGACGAACTCGAACGGGCCCACGCCCAGCGCGATGAGGTAGCTGGGCACCGGCTGGGTGCGCGCGAAGCGGTAGGTGCGGCCACCGTCCGGGCGGGCCTCCTCGGAGAGCACCGGCGTGTTCGTCACCGCCACGTTGCCCGCGGGCACCGTCATCGTCAGCTGCCAGGGTACCTTGAAGCCCGGCTCGTCGAAGCAGGGGAAGACGCGGCGGGCGCCCATGGGCTCGAACTGGGTGAAGAGGTACCAGTCCCCACGCTCCTGGGCGCGGAAGGCGCCCTCGAGCTCGCGCGTGGAGGCCACGGCCTCATAGGTGATGCGCAGGCTCGCCGGGCCCTTCGCCAGCGGGCGCGCCAGCGTGAAGCCGAGGAAGTTCTCATTGCCCGGCGCCGGCGTCAGCGCGATGGACGCGCCTCCCTGCGTCAGCGTGGCCTGCTTCACCGTGAGCGCCCGGCCGTTCAGCCAGATCACCGAGGTGGGCTCGGCCACATCGAGCGCCAGCTCCGCCACGCCCTGGAAGGTCTCGGCCTTGGGATCCAGGGTGAGCTCCACCGTGTAGCCCGTGGGGCGCACGGTGGTGGGCAAGCGCAACGTGGGCGCGGTGGGCGGAGTGGCGGGGGCCTCGGGAGCGGAGGCCTGCGCGGGCTGCTGCGCGGGAGTCTCCGATTCCGGGACGCTCTGACGGGCCCCACAGGCGCTCAACACACCCGCGAGGAGCAACGAAGAGAAGGAAGGAAGGCGCATGGTGGGGCGGTCTACTCCACTCCGGGCGGGCAAGGGAGCAACATCGCGTGTACCGGCGGCCTTGCCGGCCTGTCCGCTTCGGTGTGGAGTGCGCCGCCGTGTCTCCGCCCGCCACCGTGCCTGCCCCCACTGTCCACCCCATCCGGCTGACGTCCGCGCATCTGCGCCGCGTCATCGGCGAGCCGCCCGGTCCGCTCACCGGCTTCCTGGCCAACCTCGCGATGCGCCCCGTGTCTCGGCTGAGCTGGAATGCGCGCGAGCGCCTCGCTCGCTTCTTGGGTGGACTGGCCTACACGCTGGGCATCCGGCGACGCGTCGCATTGGAGAACCTGGCCATGGCGATGCCCGAGCGCTCGGAGGCGGAGCGGCACGCCATCGCCAAGGGCACGTACATCACCATGGCGCGCGTGGTGCTGGAGGCGCTGGCGGATCGCGACCGGCTGCCTCCGGGCTGGGAGCAGGAGGAAGTCGTCGGCCGCGAGGCGTGGCAGGCGCTCCAGGCGCACCTGGCCACCGGCAAGGGCGCACTGCTGGTGACAGCGCACTTCGGCAACTGGGAGCTGCTGGGCGAGGTGCTCATCCAGCGGGGCGTGCCGCTCAACGCGCTGGTGCGTCCGCTCAAGGGCGCGCTCAACATGCGCATCGCGGAGAACCGGGTGCGCGCGGGCGCCGGCCTCATCTATCCCCGCGGCGCGGTGCAGGAAATCACCGACGCCATCCACCGCGGCGAGAGCGTGTACATGCTCCTGGATCAGGCCATCCCGACGAAGGGTGTCTTCGTGCCGTTCTTCGGGAAGCTGGCCTCGACCACGCCGGCCATGGCGGTAGCGGCGCAGAAGACGGGCGTACCTGCCTGGGTGGTGATGGGCGTGCGCGACGGCCTGCGGATGCGCGTCCACATCGAGGGCCCCATCCATTCGCCTCCGCCCGAGGAGGGGAAGGATCCGGTCGTCGAGCACACCGCGCTCGTCACCGCGGGACTCGAGCGGGTCATCCGCCAGTACCCCGAGCAGTGGCTGTGGCTGCACCGCCGCTGGAAGTACGCGCCGCCCAGCGGCACGTGAGGGGTGAGTGCCCGCGCTGATGACCGCAAACACCAGGGTGGTGAGTGCCGTCATCGTCCCGCGCGACACGGAGCGGGACAGGGACAGAGACGCTTCTCGTAAGTGATGGATTTTCCAAGACGCGGGAGCGCAGGGGCGCGCCTCGGGCGTTGGCACACGTCCTGCTCTAGGTCCCCACATCACTCCTCGCCGTCTCGGAGTCCCCCATGGCTATCTCGTCCCTGAACCGCTCCTCCTTCTCTGCCCCGCTGTCGAGCCCCTCGGCCCTCAAGCCGGCCTCGGCTCCGGCTCGGAGCCTGGAGGGCATTCCGGCGCAGCAGCCGGGGAGCGGCCTGCGGCAGCGGATGATGATGGACTCCTTCGAGATGGGCCCGCGCAGCTCGCGCAAGATGGGCGAGGCCCTGGGCGCCAGCCCGGCGGGTGGATTCGAGAAGTCGCTGCAGGAGATGTCGCAGGCGCTCAACGCGCTCCTGCAGCAACTGAAGAGCCTGACGGGGCAGCAGCCCATGGACCAGGGCGCCACCGCGGGCGAGGCGGCGAAGGGCGTGGGCGGCGCGGCGGCACCGGCCTCCAGCGGCGCGCCTGCCGCTCCGGAGCAGGCTTCGGCCGTGAGCCCGTCCCAGAGCGCGGCCACCCCGGCTCACCCCACCTACAACAGTGACGCGGGCCCCGGGTTTGGCCCTCCGTCCGCCGGGTCCACCGAGCCGGCGCCGGCGGGGCAGCCGTGGCTGGCCAAGAACAACGTCGGCTCGCCGTACAACAGCAACATGCAGCTCATCGACCCGAGCCAGAAGGGCCAGTTCAAGTACACGAACACCTTCACCAACAACACGGACAAGCCGCAGACCATCACCCTCTGGAACAAGACGGGCGCGAACGGGAACCCGAACGACGGGCAGCACTTCGACAAGAGCGCCCCGAAGACGTTCACGCTGCAGCCCGGCCAGTCGCAGACGGTGGCGTTCGACACCAACAGCAGCGTGGCGTGGAGTGCGTCGAAGGACGGCACGGCCAAGGCGGGCGCCAACTATGGCCAGACCTGGGGTGAGGCAACGTTCGCGAACTCCGCCACGGGCTGGAGCGGCTACGACGTGAGCCAGATCAGCCCCGCGGGCCACAACGGCAACATGTCCATCTCGAACGAGGCCACGGGCGCCACCGTGACGCAGGCCAACGCCTGGCAGACGCCCTCGGATGATCCGGCGGGCAAGGACGTGGGCGTCCCCGCGGGCCCGCTGAACCTGAAGACGGTCCTGAGCTGAGTCGGACGGCA
The Hyalangium minutum DNA segment above includes these coding regions:
- a CDS encoding enoyl-CoA hydratase, with amino-acid sequence MSETLLTQDAEGVRTLTFNRPEKKNAFTHAMYEAAIEGLYRASLDASVRVVVLTGAGGTFTAGNDIGDFLERPPTGEDSPVFRFLRMLVNYEKPVVAAVDGPAVGIGTTLLLHCDYVVASERARFVMPFINLGVCPEGASSLLLPRNAGLTLASELLMFGDPFDAATAQRAGFVNRVVPDAQLQEVASERARTLAAKPLQALKVTKRLLREPIRAEVNAALMREGAEFVKRLNSDEAREAFIAFMNRKSK
- a CDS encoding phosphoribosyltransferase, whose amino-acid sequence is MRFRDRADAGRRLTTLLLRYGGQDTRVFGMNGGGVRVAYEVAHALGLPLELWVSRAVEVPRQPGSRLGAMAEGEGFCLNAELVRSVEAPASEMTRWMDAEAGEGALEAQRLRGAHPRLGAGVGTALLVVDGIALGELQACAALRGLRRQNPRRLILAAPVAAAEELERLRLEADEVLCLQPVWSLLSVEHAYDDFRSLPDVETRQLLERARELQPGHEAPVPGAPGEWM
- the orn gene encoding oligoribonuclease, which produces MISSEPRFVWLDLEMTGLDPETCAIIEIGVIITGPDLRPIAEIDRVIWQPEEALARMEPVVKEMHTKNGLTAKVRSSTTSLRIAEREVTALVAEHCVLGEGILCGNSIHTDRRFLIRYMPLLERFLHYRMVDVTSLKVLTRAWFPDINEPRKPPSGHTALADLRSSITELSYYRDTFFRAMPGRLD
- a CDS encoding DUF2378 family protein gives rise to the protein MPLETSRRKEPVAFDQLMEGLLLHAMKGRLDAEAQRKLLALGVDVSRPLVSAYPLATLLGTLKLCAELRYPELPREEARFQLGRRALEGFGSTPMGKALFGMARTWGPRRMLGHMTRVFQTGINFAKARSQELPNGDVEVTVEVLPEYRASIHHRPGLDPYFIRGIITQLMEVCGSRATVTLLPPKDAEGLSFSYRASMAQEPKMPGPLTRVQ
- a CDS encoding acyl-CoA synthetase; its protein translation is MTPFCLLQVFLEHAQRTPDRLALLFGAERYTYGELARRVTAFAQALLRRQLKPGDRVALFLENSPEFVIAYLGVQYAHGIVVLVNTAYRQVELDHILTDSGARVCITGASGAAELAPLLPGLPTLEWLISVEPPAVALPSSLRVEAFDALASEPATPERHMSVPGDINIAVLGYTSGTTGRSKGAMLRQSHLLSNIRAVTEAWRWTDEDRLLLALPLFHTHGLMVGLHGTLYTGASVDLRRRFVASEVLETLRDDPSITMFFGVPTMYGRLLEESRRTGLRPRPLRLMVSGSAPLSPQLFQDIEATFGQRILERYGMTETIMNTTNPYEGERRPGTVGMPFPGQEARIVDVRTRQPLPDGELGEIEVRGPHVFSGYWQREEATREAFDPDGWWFRTGDLGLRDPDGYFHITGRARELIITGGFNVYPREVEEVLATYPGVAEVAVLGMPDPDFGEQVVAVVVPAAGQPAPEAQALVDWCKDRLASFKKPRRVELVDALPRNALGKVQKHILRERLSAPD
- a CDS encoding cupin domain-containing protein translates to MLEPLEAKRSGSPPPSAESALGELHARLAAHSFWDNRLLCACRRGVLTREDFGFIFSQYALFVRSSARFVHAVLSQCESELWCTRLTQALWEQSGVPPLEKRPAALFRRFLRDGLGVEEESIRFQDAARYLVRECLDACLRSPPAAASAFLALGLEAPLARISSVFMDGLLQTGLSERHLVFFHRKMEDGEWTGLLEEWLRSHAEEPGWFELSLGALERALTLQEQFFESLFEALQHHRLGPLLGRLQARQPLAPERPEPRHVHLSSVSQGVPFYRNAHELRGIDCTVDKVPFPAEVLETMLVRVAPGHRSEPHEHAYEALLTVLSGTGRVRVRGTEVDVKPGDAIFIPRWASHEACATGTEPLTLLHVTDHGFTRRAHEEERLRAARLKSATGVDL